The following coding sequences are from one Marinifilum sp. JC120 window:
- a CDS encoding sodium/sulfate symporter produces the protein MEFSATYIYDRLPLILLFVTGYILYRVIASAGLPEFIASRAVRFSRGRADWLLLSLMGVSALLSMFIPNAVTVLAMIPVIRKLDDELEAMTTPLALSIIYGANIGGMGSLIGSPANLLLIGALDLFAIPGRKSITFFNWFEWALPLVILLLLLAWLVVRFSLPAKEVKTFQVREDKPLLPKQRKGLYVFACFLLFWIGASVAVELFAAFREYEPLLAIFFSVLFCGHIFRSGMLRLRDLVQGVPKRGVLFLGLLGVLIVLVRMLRLDEYAAGVFTAELDYLGHSGDSYGVYLVTALIVILLTEFLSNTVVSTAFFAVIAHVGTSYGINPLPLMILVSAASTCAFMTPVATPCNSLAVGEMRGMSLRTMFTLGMVLNVLCSVLLSFWIWWMVPLIYG, from the coding sequence ATGGAATTCTCTGCTACTTATATATATGATAGGCTGCCCCTGATTCTGCTTTTTGTTACCGGGTATATCCTTTACCGGGTTATTGCATCAGCTGGATTGCCGGAATTTATCGCTTCGCGCGCGGTGCGTTTCAGTCGGGGGCGTGCGGATTGGCTGCTGCTATCTTTGATGGGCGTATCCGCACTGCTTTCCATGTTTATCCCTAATGCCGTAACTGTGCTGGCTATGATCCCGGTTATCCGCAAGCTTGATGATGAGCTTGAAGCTATGACCACACCTCTAGCTCTATCTATAATATATGGGGCAAATATCGGAGGGATGGGATCGCTTATTGGTAGTCCTGCAAATCTTCTACTTATCGGCGCACTGGATCTCTTCGCTATTCCGGGTCGCAAAAGCATAACCTTCTTTAATTGGTTTGAATGGGCGTTACCGCTGGTGATTCTTTTGCTGCTGTTAGCATGGCTGGTGGTGCGCTTTTCCCTTCCGGCCAAGGAAGTAAAGACCTTTCAGGTGCGCGAGGATAAACCTCTTCTGCCTAAGCAGCGTAAGGGGCTGTACGTTTTTGCCTGTTTTCTGCTGTTCTGGATTGGGGCGTCAGTTGCCGTGGAGTTGTTTGCTGCCTTTAGGGAGTATGAGCCGCTGTTAGCGATTTTCTTTTCTGTTCTCTTTTGCGGGCATATCTTTAGGAGTGGCATGCTGCGGTTGCGTGACCTCGTGCAAGGAGTTCCCAAGCGTGGAGTCCTGTTTCTGGGGTTGCTGGGAGTGCTGATTGTATTAGTGCGTATGCTCCGTTTAGATGAATATGCCGCCGGTGTGTTTACTGCTGAGCTGGATTATCTGGGGCATAGTGGTGATAGCTATGGGGTGTATCTTGTGACAGCCTTGATCGTTATCCTGCTGACCGAGTTTTTGAGCAATACCGTAGTTTCAACAGCGTTCTTTGCAGTCATAGCTCATGTGGGAACATCTTACGGGATAAACCCGCTTCCGCTCATGATATTGGTTTCAGCCGCTTCAACTTGTGCATTTATGACCCCAGTGGCGACACCATGTAACAGTCTGGCTGTAGGGGAGATGCGCGGTATGTCCCTAAGAACCATGTTTACTCTGGGTATGGTGTTGAACGTTCTTTGCTCAGTGCTGCTGTCATTTTGGATTTGGTGGATGGTTCCGTTAATTTATGGGTAG
- a CDS encoding DNA polymerase III subunit alpha, giving the protein MSEFVHLHVHTEYSLLDGAIRIKDLCQQAKDFGMPAVAITDHGSMFGAVTFYMTAMDMGIKPIIGCEVYVAPGDIDDEEAHKRKDKKGRYHLVLLAKNQQGYKNIIRLCSLGFLEGFHYKPRVSKYLLNKYSEGVIALSACLAGEVPRVLMNEGIEAGVEMAKQYESIFPGNFYLEMQANGLKEQEDLNERILKCAQQTGLPLVATNDCHYLTKEDYEAHDLLLCIQTQTTVDAEKRFRMGTDQLYFKPQEEFEEYFAHVPEAITNTQKIAEMCNLEIELGNYYFPDYELSEGMTIDTEFVKLCKEGLQKRIETAPYEIDEKTYWERLDYELDIIIKMGFPAYFLIVQDFINWAKDNRIPVGPGRGSAAGSIVAWALRITNIDPLPYDLLFERFLNVERISMPDIDVDFCERRRLEVVKYCSDKYGWDRVAQITTYGTMKTKAVIKDVGRAMGMHFSETDPIAKLVPDDPAVIAQGLGVKKAKITVPNAVEAIPELGNMVATDPKIAKLMDIATRLEGMSRHASTHAAGVVISDKPMTDYLPLYKGKKGEIVTQYDMKKVEKVGLIKFDFLGLRTMTVIEDCLDIIRLQGKEAPDLDTLTLDDQATFDIFCKGDTDGVFQVESSGMRKYLRMLRPSCFEDIIAMLALYRPGPLGSGMVDEFIKRKHGEIEVSYLWPTLEPSLAPTYGVIVYQEQVMGAAMTIANYSLGEGDLLRRAMGKKIAEEMAQHRVRFVEGAKENEIPKETANEIFDLMEQFAAYGFNKSHSAAYALISYYTAYLKAHFPVEFMAALMSTEMNNTEKIIMYINACRDMDVTVRQPDINLGVARFSVYEGDIIYGMAGIKNVGEEAIDEIVAERQANGHFKDFVDFVTRVNLRRVTKRVIEYLARAGAFDSMGLTRSGLIASLDKAVSYGQKKTKEKESGMINMLDMLGGGSETEEPATVSFEEFNMEEMEDKEMQRLEKEALGFYLTCHPLLSYRNEINRLGLQTIENCPNMAHEAQVKIGAIITGYKEIITKKSGKKMAFATIEDMTGSGELIIFPKTYEVVHQYLDQDIPLLIKGKVDNPPPEDGQEEAPAESKVMADEISPLENAQAGCQEAVPLSVHHTLCTDEGITELKAILAGYPGSAPVTLQMFLADSICTLRLGHGYNIRPNGDFWKEFNQWRKNGNGKAQMQ; this is encoded by the coding sequence ATGTCAGAATTTGTTCATCTGCACGTCCACACAGAATACAGTCTGCTGGACGGAGCCATCCGTATCAAGGATTTATGCCAACAGGCCAAAGATTTCGGCATGCCCGCCGTTGCCATCACCGACCACGGCTCCATGTTCGGTGCGGTCACCTTTTACATGACCGCCATGGATATGGGCATCAAGCCCATCATCGGTTGTGAAGTTTACGTTGCTCCCGGTGACATAGATGACGAGGAAGCCCACAAGCGCAAAGATAAAAAAGGTCGTTATCACCTCGTACTGCTGGCAAAAAACCAGCAGGGCTACAAAAATATCATTAGACTCTGTTCCTTGGGTTTCCTTGAAGGCTTCCACTACAAACCACGGGTCAGTAAATACCTGCTCAATAAATACAGCGAAGGGGTTATTGCCCTTTCGGCCTGCCTTGCAGGTGAAGTTCCCCGCGTCCTGATGAATGAAGGAATTGAAGCCGGTGTGGAAATGGCTAAGCAGTACGAGTCCATTTTCCCCGGTAATTTCTACCTTGAGATGCAGGCCAACGGACTCAAAGAACAGGAAGATCTAAACGAACGAATCCTTAAATGTGCCCAACAGACCGGGCTGCCGCTTGTTGCCACCAACGACTGCCATTACCTGACCAAGGAAGACTACGAAGCCCACGATCTATTGCTCTGCATCCAGACCCAGACCACGGTTGATGCTGAAAAACGATTCCGCATGGGCACAGACCAGCTTTATTTCAAGCCGCAGGAAGAGTTCGAAGAATATTTCGCCCATGTGCCGGAAGCAATAACCAACACCCAAAAGATTGCCGAGATGTGCAACCTTGAGATCGAACTGGGTAACTACTACTTCCCGGACTACGAACTCTCCGAAGGCATGACCATCGATACCGAGTTTGTAAAACTCTGCAAAGAAGGTCTGCAAAAACGTATTGAAACTGCCCCATATGAAATTGATGAAAAGACTTACTGGGAGCGTCTCGATTACGAGCTGGACATCATCATTAAGATGGGATTCCCGGCCTACTTTCTCATTGTTCAGGACTTTATCAACTGGGCCAAGGACAACCGTATTCCGGTCGGTCCGGGCCGTGGGTCTGCTGCCGGGTCCATTGTTGCGTGGGCACTGCGCATCACAAACATCGACCCGCTCCCTTACGATCTGCTCTTTGAACGATTTCTCAACGTAGAACGTATCTCCATGCCTGATATCGACGTCGACTTCTGTGAACGACGACGCCTTGAAGTAGTAAAATACTGCTCCGATAAATACGGCTGGGACCGTGTGGCCCAGATCACCACCTATGGAACCATGAAAACCAAGGCGGTAATCAAAGACGTAGGCCGTGCCATGGGCATGCACTTTTCCGAGACCGACCCCATTGCCAAGCTTGTTCCTGATGATCCGGCAGTTATTGCACAGGGCTTAGGGGTCAAGAAGGCTAAGATCACCGTGCCCAACGCGGTGGAGGCCATCCCCGAACTAGGCAACATGGTCGCCACTGATCCCAAAATCGCCAAGCTCATGGACATCGCCACCCGTCTGGAAGGCATGTCCCGCCATGCGTCCACCCACGCAGCCGGGGTTGTTATCTCCGATAAGCCCATGACCGATTACCTACCCCTATATAAAGGTAAAAAGGGTGAAATCGTAACCCAGTACGACATGAAAAAGGTCGAAAAAGTCGGCCTGATCAAGTTTGACTTTCTGGGCCTGCGAACCATGACCGTTATCGAGGATTGCCTCGATATCATCCGCCTTCAGGGCAAGGAAGCCCCGGATCTCGATACCCTGACCCTCGACGATCAGGCCACCTTCGATATTTTCTGTAAGGGAGATACCGACGGGGTATTTCAGGTTGAATCTTCCGGTATGCGTAAATACCTGCGCATGCTCAGGCCGAGCTGCTTTGAAGACATCATCGCGATGCTCGCCCTTTACCGTCCGGGACCGCTGGGTTCCGGTATGGTTGATGAGTTCATTAAACGTAAGCACGGCGAAATCGAGGTTTCATATCTCTGGCCCACCCTCGAACCGAGCCTCGCCCCCACCTACGGGGTCATTGTTTATCAGGAACAGGTTATGGGCGCAGCTATGACCATCGCCAACTACTCTCTTGGTGAAGGTGACCTGCTCCGCCGTGCCATGGGTAAAAAGATCGCCGAAGAAATGGCACAGCACAGGGTCCGTTTCGTTGAAGGGGCCAAAGAAAACGAAATCCCCAAAGAGACAGCAAACGAAATTTTTGACCTTATGGAACAGTTTGCGGCCTATGGTTTTAACAAATCGCACTCCGCAGCCTACGCGCTGATCTCTTATTACACAGCCTATCTCAAGGCCCACTTCCCGGTGGAATTCATGGCAGCACTCATGAGTACTGAAATGAACAACACTGAAAAGATCATCATGTACATCAACGCCTGCCGCGACATGGACGTTACCGTACGCCAGCCGGACATCAACCTCGGTGTTGCCCGCTTTTCAGTGTACGAAGGCGACATCATTTACGGTATGGCCGGGATCAAGAACGTTGGCGAGGAAGCGATTGATGAAATTGTTGCCGAACGTCAGGCCAACGGCCATTTCAAGGATTTCGTGGACTTTGTAACCCGCGTGAACCTGCGCCGCGTTACCAAGCGTGTCATTGAATATCTGGCCCGCGCCGGTGCCTTCGATTCCATGGGTTTGACCCGTTCCGGGCTCATTGCCTCACTGGACAAGGCTGTTTCCTACGGTCAGAAAAAGACCAAGGAAAAAGAATCAGGCATGATCAACATGCTGGATATGCTCGGCGGAGGAAGTGAAACCGAAGAACCAGCCACTGTCAGCTTTGAAGAATTCAATATGGAGGAAATGGAAGACAAGGAGATGCAGCGCCTTGAGAAAGAAGCGCTCGGCTTTTACCTGACCTGCCATCCCCTGCTATCCTATCGTAATGAGATAAATCGCCTCGGTTTGCAAACCATTGAGAACTGCCCGAATATGGCCCACGAAGCACAGGTCAAGATTGGGGCCATCATCACCGGATACAAGGAAATCATCACCAAGAAGAGTGGCAAAAAAATGGCCTTTGCCACTATTGAAGACATGACCGGGTCCGGGGAATTAATCATTTTTCCCAAGACTTATGAAGTGGTGCACCAGTATCTGGATCAGGATATACCGTTGCTGATCAAAGGTAAGGTGGATAACCCACCGCCCGAAGATGGTCAGGAAGAAGCCCCGGCAGAATCCAAGGTCATGGCCGATGAAATTTCACCCCTCGAAAATGCGCAGGCCGGATGTCAGGAAGCTGTTCCGTTATCCGTCCATCATACCCTGTGCACTGACGAAGGAATTACCGAACTCAAGGCAATCCTTGCAGGCTACCCCGGTTCAGCCCCGGTAACTCTGCAAATGTTCCTTGCTGATTCCATCTGCACCCTGCGACTCGGGCACGGTTACAACATCCGGCCCAATGGTGATTTCTGGAAAGAATTCAACCAATGGCGCAAGAACGGAAACGGCAAAGCCCAAATGCAATAA
- the queD gene encoding 6-carboxytetrahydropterin synthase QueD, whose translation MSKGKWKLKVKKDFSAAHQLRNYGGKCENMHGHNFGVEVEIEGDRLDPKVEILMDFKELKKELSELLDTLDHKHLNSTEYFEHRNPSSENIARYIYQEMKKRVESEHIKMVYASVSEKESSVASYSEE comes from the coding sequence ATGTCTAAAGGAAAATGGAAACTCAAAGTAAAGAAAGACTTCAGTGCCGCGCACCAGCTCCGTAATTACGGCGGAAAATGCGAGAACATGCACGGCCACAACTTCGGCGTTGAAGTTGAAATTGAAGGCGACCGCCTTGATCCAAAAGTTGAAATCCTTATGGACTTCAAAGAGCTGAAAAAAGAACTAAGTGAATTACTGGACACCCTTGATCACAAACATCTGAACAGCACAGAATATTTCGAACACCGCAACCCTTCTTCTGAGAACATCGCCCGCTACATCTATCAGGAGATGAAAAAAAGAGTCGAGAGCGAGCATATAAAAATGGTCTACGCTTCTGTATCTGAAAAAGAATCCTCCGTAGCTTCCTACTCCGAGGAATAA
- a CDS encoding D-tyrosyl-tRNA(Tyr) deacylase, which translates to MRLVIQRTSGGKVEVDGATVGEIGPGIMVLAGFGKDDTEKLPESKVWKTMIDKMIGLRIFEDEEGRMNRSLEDIDGDVLLVSQFTLYASCKKGRRPSFTGAAAPQLASDLFDRLVADVSKKAPAKVATGQFGAMMNVDFVNWGPVTIILDSEDFN; encoded by the coding sequence ATGCGCTTGGTCATCCAAAGAACAAGCGGTGGCAAGGTCGAGGTAGACGGAGCCACCGTGGGTGAAATAGGCCCCGGCATCATGGTGCTGGCCGGATTCGGTAAAGATGATACAGAAAAGCTGCCCGAATCAAAGGTTTGGAAAACCATGATCGACAAAATGATCGGGCTACGCATCTTTGAAGATGAAGAGGGTCGTATGAACCGCTCACTTGAAGACATAGACGGCGATGTACTGCTGGTTTCTCAGTTCACCTTATATGCTTCATGCAAAAAAGGGCGTCGTCCTTCGTTTACAGGGGCAGCTGCACCGCAACTTGCCAGCGACCTATTTGACCGGCTTGTTGCAGATGTAAGCAAAAAAGCTCCCGCAAAAGTTGCCACGGGACAGTTCGGGGCCATGATGAATGTTGATTTCGTCAACTGGGGTCCGGTGACCATCATACTGGATTCAGAGGATTTTAACTAA
- a CDS encoding ATP-binding protein, which translates to MHRFVLESVPSPEESREIARKAIIILKDFVADENLLHDMDLVLTEGCSNVARHAYDEIKDCNRLELTIEIDPGNHIVFEIADWGKGLCSKSIDFSMPSPEAVGGRGMFIMSELMDAFELIKKNGKNIIKLTRKLKEDQWRKKE; encoded by the coding sequence ATGCATCGCTTTGTGCTGGAATCAGTTCCGAGCCCTGAAGAAAGCAGGGAAATAGCCCGCAAGGCAATTATCATTCTCAAAGATTTTGTTGCAGACGAGAACCTTCTCCACGACATGGATCTTGTTCTTACGGAAGGATGTTCCAATGTAGCCAGGCACGCCTATGATGAAATCAAGGACTGCAACAGATTGGAATTAACAATCGAGATTGACCCTGGTAACCATATTGTTTTTGAAATTGCGGATTGGGGCAAAGGACTCTGCTCCAAATCAATTGATTTCTCCATGCCCTCCCCGGAAGCTGTAGGCGGAAGGGGTATGTTCATAATGTCTGAATTAATGGATGCTTTTGAACTGATCAAAAAGAATGGAAAGAATATCATTAAATTGACCCGCAAGCTAAAGGAAGACCAATGGCGGAAGAAAGAATAA
- a CDS encoding anti-sigma factor antagonist, translating into MAEERIKVSDGILHLKCGKEITIETIYEFKEQVEQDCESSEVELVVADLSEARFLDSSGIGFLVSLNSRLKSHNKNMYLLRPSEQICKTLELVRLISFFNIIEDEMEIP; encoded by the coding sequence ATGGCGGAAGAAAGAATAAAAGTAAGCGATGGTATCCTTCACCTTAAATGCGGTAAAGAGATTACCATTGAAACCATCTATGAATTCAAAGAGCAGGTTGAGCAGGACTGTGAGTCATCAGAAGTAGAGCTTGTGGTTGCAGACCTTTCCGAAGCCCGTTTCCTTGACAGTTCAGGTATAGGCTTTCTGGTTTCACTGAATTCCCGACTTAAAAGCCACAATAAGAATATGTACCTACTGCGCCCGAGTGAGCAAATCTGCAAGACTCTCGAGCTGGTAAGACTCATCTCCTTTTTCAATATAATTGAAGACGAAATGGAAATTCCTTAA
- a CDS encoding DUF342 domain-containing protein has protein sequence MPCLKHYFDPDFDYTDLKPVEKNDGSVDYYNMGYVQSVIVGQVLAQWEEPGEDGSCGLGQRHYQAKNFPRGPNTKINPDNSDQLIATRNGYVFYNEDSLITVKELLNVRGDVSLSTGNIFFVGDIVVHGSIKSGLDVKANNINVKGVIEQANVHAAGFLKCDGGIKGNSKGIVEAKETLRTSFCENATLVSSGNIIIDKNCMHTTVYCEGKFAAKGRFAGGKCYSDQIIFIGEQLGGGLSAASQVIVGYNPVLLLQIDKISTQISVLENEVTNLQKMMSNGASTTAAFAGKTEKCEMKIRFLKNKKKQLWDKIQQTENLESCRIMVQGIVKSGVEISIGQAYMQVDEPLENVFFYYENNEIKVGSPALKK, from the coding sequence ATGCCCTGCCTGAAACACTACTTTGACCCTGATTTCGACTACACTGACCTGAAGCCGGTAGAAAAAAACGACGGAAGCGTTGACTACTACAATATGGGCTATGTGCAAAGCGTAATTGTCGGACAGGTTCTTGCCCAATGGGAAGAACCAGGAGAAGACGGCAGCTGCGGCCTGGGCCAACGCCATTATCAGGCTAAAAACTTCCCGCGCGGCCCCAATACAAAAATTAACCCTGACAATTCTGACCAACTGATCGCCACCCGCAACGGGTATGTTTTTTACAATGAAGACAGCCTGATCACGGTCAAAGAATTGCTTAATGTTCGCGGAGACGTAAGCCTTTCTACCGGTAACATTTTTTTTGTCGGCGACATTGTCGTACACGGTTCTATTAAATCAGGGTTAGACGTTAAAGCCAACAATATCAATGTAAAAGGTGTAATTGAGCAAGCAAACGTACATGCTGCGGGGTTCCTTAAGTGTGACGGAGGAATAAAGGGCAACAGCAAAGGTATCGTCGAAGCAAAAGAAACCCTACGGACAAGCTTTTGCGAAAATGCGACACTTGTAAGTAGCGGCAATATTATCATTGATAAAAACTGCATGCATACGACAGTATATTGTGAAGGAAAATTCGCCGCAAAGGGACGCTTTGCCGGAGGCAAATGCTACAGCGACCAAATCATATTTATCGGTGAACAATTGGGTGGCGGACTAAGTGCAGCATCGCAGGTGATTGTAGGATACAACCCTGTATTGCTACTTCAGATCGACAAAATTTCTACTCAGATTTCTGTTCTGGAAAACGAAGTCACCAATTTACAGAAAATGATGAGTAACGGAGCCTCAACCACAGCCGCGTTTGCCGGAAAAACCGAAAAATGCGAAATGAAGATTCGCTTTTTGAAAAACAAAAAAAAGCAGCTTTGGGACAAAATACAGCAGACGGAAAATTTAGAAAGTTGTAGAATTATGGTTCAGGGAATTGTAAAATCCGGAGTGGAAATAAGCATTGGGCAAGCCTACATGCAAGTGGATGAACCTCTGGAAAATGTTTTTTTCTATTATGAAAACAATGAGATCAAAGTGGGCTCACCCGCATTAAAGAAATAG
- a CDS encoding motility protein A (Homolog of MotA, appears to be involved in motility on surfaces and under different ionic conditions. With MotS (a MotB homolog) forms the ion channels that couple flagellar rotation to proton/sodium motive force across the membrane and forms the stator elements of the rotary flagellar machine.) gives MDIATLIGIVGGFGLIVATIFMGGNAGGFVDPPSLVVVFGGTFASAFIMFPMGVVLKAFKIALKGFFAKSEDPKALIDQIVALAETARKESLVALEKVAIDDEYLKKGVILVADGTDGDLVRSIMEIEIDAMKKRHFQGQGVMKGMGAMAPAFGMIGTLIGLVQMLSNLSNPDAIGPAMAVALLTTLYGSILANVVFLPLATKLSERSIEEATYMEIMVEGVVSIQKGEHPSIVKEKLQAFLSPGLRDAAA, from the coding sequence ATGGATATTGCAACTTTAATAGGAATTGTCGGCGGTTTCGGGCTAATCGTAGCGACCATTTTCATGGGCGGTAACGCAGGCGGGTTTGTTGACCCGCCATCTCTTGTTGTTGTTTTTGGTGGGACATTTGCATCCGCCTTCATCATGTTTCCAATGGGAGTGGTCCTCAAAGCTTTCAAAATTGCACTAAAAGGCTTCTTTGCAAAATCAGAAGACCCGAAAGCCCTCATCGACCAGATCGTTGCCCTGGCTGAAACCGCAAGAAAGGAAAGCCTTGTAGCACTGGAAAAAGTTGCAATTGACGACGAATACCTCAAAAAAGGGGTTATTCTTGTTGCAGACGGCACAGACGGAGATCTGGTCCGATCCATCATGGAAATTGAAATCGACGCCATGAAAAAACGACATTTTCAAGGACAGGGCGTAATGAAAGGTATGGGAGCCATGGCCCCTGCATTCGGGATGATCGGGACCCTTATCGGTCTGGTCCAGATGCTTTCAAACCTTAGTAACCCTGATGCCATCGGCCCAGCAATGGCGGTTGCATTGCTGACAACCCTTTACGGATCTATTCTGGCCAACGTTGTTTTCCTTCCCTTGGCCACCAAACTTTCCGAACGCTCCATTGAAGAAGCCACTTATATGGAAATCATGGTTGAAGGAGTTGTCTCTATCCAGAAAGGTGAACATCCCTCAATAGTAAAGGAAAAACTTCAGGCATTCCTTTCCCCGGGCCTGCGTGACGCAGCGGCATAA
- a CDS encoding flagellar motor protein MotB, which yields MAKVVIIKPKNTDPPPEEGLPPWMATFADMVTLLLCFFVLLLSFANNDLAKFKELLGSLKDAFGVKIERKQDDHLSLTPSDLKRKEVKMDSNDKRLLGLVLRIKALLDEEDTTRKSSGVKADQDGVLVNTDSATLFQPGSAKLKPDAHKVLDRVISILKDHNYNLVVRGHTDNSEQRSRKFPTNWELSSARAASALRYIVEKGGIAPKRLKAVGYADTQPLVKNDSPANKQKNRRLEFFYHKPARDSW from the coding sequence ATGGCTAAAGTAGTTATTATTAAACCGAAGAATACCGATCCGCCGCCGGAAGAAGGACTTCCGCCGTGGATGGCTACATTCGCGGACATGGTAACACTTCTGCTCTGCTTTTTTGTCCTACTGCTCTCATTTGCGAACAACGATCTTGCAAAATTCAAGGAACTGCTAGGTTCGCTCAAGGATGCTTTCGGTGTAAAAATTGAACGTAAGCAAGATGATCATCTTTCACTGACTCCGTCTGACCTCAAGAGAAAAGAGGTCAAAATGGACAGCAATGACAAACGATTGCTCGGACTGGTCCTGCGTATCAAGGCCCTTCTGGACGAGGAAGATACAACCCGCAAATCATCCGGAGTAAAGGCAGATCAGGACGGGGTGTTGGTCAATACGGACTCGGCCACCCTATTTCAGCCAGGATCAGCAAAATTAAAACCGGATGCCCACAAAGTTCTGGACAGGGTGATCAGCATTCTCAAGGACCACAACTATAACCTTGTGGTGCGCGGGCATACGGATAATTCCGAACAACGTTCCAGGAAATTTCCAACCAACTGGGAGCTTTCATCCGCTCGGGCTGCAAGCGCCCTGCGCTATATTGTGGAAAAAGGAGGCATTGCCCCTAAAAGGCTTAAAGCCGTGGGTTATGCAGATACCCAACCTCTGGTGAAAAACGATAGCCCGGCAAACAAGCAAAAAAACAGAAGGCTTGAATTCTTCTACCATAAACCCGCCCGGGATTCGTGGTAG
- a CDS encoding zinc ribbon domain-containing protein — MPIYEYKCNVCGLEFEELVFPSSSDNPVCPECKSPDTGKLLSSFSGGASFSDPVPSTPPTGGCGGSGFS; from the coding sequence ATGCCTATTTATGAATACAAATGCAACGTATGCGGGCTTGAATTTGAGGAGTTGGTTTTTCCTTCCAGTTCTGATAATCCCGTTTGTCCAGAATGTAAAAGCCCGGATACCGGAAAGCTGCTCTCGTCATTCAGTGGTGGAGCTTCTTTTTCCGATCCTGTTCCTTCCACTCCTCCGACTGGAGGTTGCGGAGGTTCCGGCTTTTCATGA